The sequence below is a genomic window from Oncorhynchus nerka isolate Pitt River linkage group LG7, Oner_Uvic_2.0, whole genome shotgun sequence.
actagtctctcaaagcacttcatgatgacggaagtgagtgctacggggcaatagtcatttagctcagttaccttagctttcttgggaacaggaaaaatggtggccctcttgaagcatgtgggaacagcagactgggataaggattgattgaatatgtccgtaaacacatcagccagctggtctgcgcatgctctgatgctgccacccccgtgcttcacggttgggatggtgttcttcggcttgcaagcctccctcttttccctccaaacataacaatggtcattatggccaaaaagttctatttttttgattcatcagaccagatgacatttctccaaaaagtatgatctttgtccccatgtgcagttgcaaaccgtagtctggcttttttattgtggttttggagcagtggcttcttccttgctgagcggcctttcaggttatgtcgatataggactcgttttactgtggatagagatacttttgtagctgtttcctccagcatcttcacaaggttctttgctgttgttctgagattgatttgcacttttcgcaccaaagtacgttcatctctaggagacagaacacgtccccttcctgagctgtatgatggctgcgtggtcccatggtgtttatacttgcatactattgttagtacagatgaatgtggtaccttcaggtgtttggaaattgctcctaaggacgaaccagacttgtggaggtctacaatttttttctgaggtcttggctgatttcttttgatttccccatgatgtcaagcaaagaagcactgagtttgaaggtaggccctgaaatacatccacaggtacacctccaattgactccaattatgtcaattagcctatcagaagcttctaaagccatgtcatCATTTTcgtgaattttccaagctgtttaaaggcacagtcaacttcgtgtatgtaaacttttgactcactggaattgtgatacagtgaatgataagtgaaataatctgtctataaacaattgttggaaaaattacttgtgtcatgcacaaagtagatatcctaaccgacttgccaaaacgatagtttgttaagcaagacatttgtggagtggttgaaaaacgagttttaatgactccaacctaagtgtatgtaaacttccgacttcaactgtacatacatacatacatgcatacatgtgtaaccgatgtgaaatggctagctagttagcggtggtgcgtgctaatagcatttcaatcggtgacgtcacttgctttgagaccttgaagtagtggttccccttgctctgcaagggcagcggcttttgtggagcgatgggtaacgatgcttcgtaggtgtcagttgttgatggtgcagagggtccctggttcgagcccggcgaggggacggactaaagttatactgttacacatgcatacatacatacatacatagttaTCACAATAATGGCATACTGTGCTCTCTCTTtgtatgtaaatgtgaaataTTTGTTAGAACAGATTTCCACACTTTCCAGTTTGCCAGATTATCTGTGCCGGTATGTTTTTTGTCAAGTCTTTGTGTCAACAGTaaatctatttttgttttatgaaTTATGCAAATGTTTCTTTCTCATATCACTTAATGTATCTGTGTTGATTGATCCAAGCACTTAAACCTCACTACAGTGTCAAAAAAAAAGTTTGAGCCAAACCTAGTGTTGTGTTTTGTATAGGACTCACTGGTGTTGGTACTCCTTCCTGGCCAGTTTACCTTCATGGCAGTCTACCATGGCAGGCCATGTAAGAATTGGGATATTTTCAGctcccaggaattgtgtacagatactTGCGACATGTGGCCGTGCATTGTCATTctgaaatatgaggtgatggcggcgggtgaatggcacaacaatgcgactcaggatctcgtcacggtatctctgtgcattcaaattgccattgataaaatggaattgtgttcgttgtccgtagcttatccctgcccataccataaccccactgccaccatggggcactctggtcacaactttgacatcagcaaaccgctcgatCATGCGACGCGGGATTCATccttgaagagcacacttcttcaGCATGCCAGTTGCCATCGAAAGGGAGCATTTGCACACTGAAGTCAGTTtcgatgccgaactgcagtcaggcaAGACCCGGGTGAGTACGACGAGCACCCAGATGGGCTTCCCTGCTACGGTTTcttagtttgtgcagaaattcttcagttgtgcaatcccacagtttcatcagctatccgGTTGTCtgatctcagacgatcccgcaggtgaagaagccggatgtggaggtcctgggctgtcatggttacacatggtctgcggttgtgaggccggttggacgtactgccaaattctctaaaacaacattggtagAGAAACAATCAGTTCtccggcaacagctctggtggacattccagcagtcagcatgccaactgtaTGCTCCATCAAAACTTGAGAAAAAACTGtgccattgtgttgtgtgacaacatTTTAAGAGTGGCCtgttattgttcccagcacaaggtgcacttgggtaatgatcatgctgtttaatcagtttattgatatgccacacctatcaggtggatggattatcttggcaaagaagaaattcTAACTAACAAGGATTTAAACAAAttatgcacaacatttgagagaaataagctttctgtGCATGTGAAACATTTCTAGAATTTTTCATTTTGAGCTGATgacacatgggaccaacacttcatgttgcgtttatatattttttcagtataATATATTGATTTTGAGTATGAGAATGGTATATGAATAACACACATTACCTCCTTCATAAAGAAGGCTCTTCACATTTGACTGAAACCATACTTCGCTCTTGATTAAACTATTCAAATCTACAGTATTTCAGATAATTACATCATCCTTTGTTATATATTCTATGTATCcaatcaaaaatctcttcccaactattttgcaatctgtatggcacagttgtcaacatctTGGTCCTCAAATTAAATTGGTATAccttcctatttatgctatttttattcctcagccagtttgatcctttatattgggcagaccgGTTCCCTACCTCCTTCCACTGCCacatgcctcctccatttttggggtaatgctgtaatcaattggttgtactcttggattgagcagacctccCCATACAATTatgataactccatgaaggacataactctaccattccaatttacagtataatttaagaacaaaatacccttttcaaactttcgcataaatacaggtattttatcaaacagcacatttgagttcagccataatatttgttctatcttttcagggggatgaaattgaaattggagccagctctgcaatgcttgtttgagaAAGAGAAACTTTtaaaaaaagtataattttcaattaatggaaaatgagacatggcaatctacacaaaggcaaaaaggccatttttaaacaatggatgagctgttcttagtaatctacttgagaaccatttagggttcaaacAAAACGTTATaataagtgaagcttttagagaggtttagtgcttttatatttacaTGTTACTTAATTGTTGGCTATTAGACAATTGAAGTTAATTGTATCtgcattattttatttatatttcttGTAAACTAAATACGACAAATGTCTAACTTTTCTTTTCAACTCCTCCTGGATATTTCCTTTTTGAGTTTTGGACAAGAGTCAAGAATCCCCCAATCAGTCAGAGTGACTAAGGAAATTTGAAACaggacaatgtagaaaatagtcacaTCATTTGTCAAAGACTGTGGCTTGAGTATTGGCAAACTCACCAGAATGTTTGGCAAAACAGCGCAACAAAATATATGTCAAAGGACCTCGGACGGAATCAGTTTCAAACTTCACATTTGACTGAAACCATTCTTCCCTCTTGATGAAACTATTCAAATCTACAGTAATTCAGATAATTACATCACCCTTTATCATATATTCTATGTATCCAATCAAAGCTGTAAAGTACTGTGACATAAGTGCAATGCTAAATTTCTACCCTTTTGATGACTGTTGTCTTGTTGAACCAAAAATTTCTCATTGTCTCTTTTAGATGTACTACACATGGTTAAATTAAAACGCTAAATATATGGACCATAAGTGTGTGCATTTCTTTAATTATACTTTGAACCAGTACACGTTAGTAGCAATAGTAATTTTTCTATGTACAGAGGAACCAATACATATGAATGTGTCATTGTCAACATATTTCTGGAGGACTGTGTACTGCTATATTTGTAATAAAATAAGTAGAATATATATTGTAGAGGTTGATTTGATGCAGAAGTGAGAGGAATTGCCAGTGAACACAGACTTCCAGAAACTGATTGACACTCCTATCCTAAACAGTGTCACCACTCTTCAGCTACATAGCATTCCAGTATATtggaaatacatttaaaaatacttGTAAGTATGCATTTGTCTGGTATCAGTATAGGCGGAATGGCGTTTAACTTGCATTTGGAAGTAACACATTTTCTGCTAGAATTACAAGGCATacatatactctcacacacaaaaCATATTCACTGCTTTCCATCAGAATGGATCAAATAGGCAGAGGAATGATTTCATATATATTGCTACATTTCTTGGAAATGGTCAAATGCAAAATACAACTGTTACAATGTGGACCAGGTGACTATCCACAGTGATTATGGCACTGTTTCAACCAGGGCCTTTTACAGGCAGAACAAGACTCAGTCTTGGGCAAATAACAAATCCTTTCCACTATGACACCATTCTCAAAGAAAGCAGAAATGATTTGCACAAGAGTGTATGGGAGGAGGTATAGAAAAGAGTTGTGGGTTAAAGTAAGACAGCGGTACACAACTGAGAAAAAGTTGCAAAAAAAGTAACACCCTGATACTTTTAGACGTGTAACAGTCTAGATGTTACTGAATCAGGTATTAATGAAGGAAGCAGCATGGGGGAAAGGGATGTAGGTAGAGTGGGCTCATATAATTAAGATGGGCGCTTCAAAAGAGTCTGAAGTTGAGGGGTGGTTGGACATATAAGATGGGGTGCTGGTGTGCTTCTGCCCCCCTTTTTAGGTCATTGTCACAAATATCCCGCACCCATGTCCAGGGGTCTCAGTATTTTGTCTCTTGACGCCATTAAGTTCCAGTTGCAGCGCTCTAATCGTGGTCATCGTGTGACTCTGAATCACAACATGAAAGGCGATGAGTGACAACATATCCACATATTGAGTCATACAAAATACAACTTTAGCAGAGGGAAAGAGTTTGCTTCTAACATGTAAACTGTGAGTCTGAATGATGAGAGCATCTTAACCCAGCTGTAGGTccattgtgtgtgttggtattttAAGCCTCAGCATCATCCAGCCCTGGGGGCATTGGGGATTTGGGATGCTTGCTCTCAAAGTGCTGCATGAATGACTAAGGAATGGAGGACATCAACAATTGTTGGCTGAGACTGACTGGTGACACATGATAAGAAAGCAATAAGATGCATCAAACTACTCCACACAACAGGCCAGTACAATGGTCTAGACACGAAGAGAAATCTAAAAGGTAGGTATGTCAAACGTTCAGGCTGCTGTACAGACGATGGAGGCTCTAGTCTAGAGCACCTGGTTAAATTGGGTTTGAGAGCATTATTTTACTCTCTAAATGGTTAAATGAGTGAGAAAAAGATGTCATTGTTGCAATTGTTTGTGAGTGggcaacatactgtatactatcaTCTTATAAATTGACATGTTAAATTATTTTGCCATAGTAAATTATATATTACACTAATTTCCCACAAGCCTGCATTTTCACCGCATCAAATGTAGTGGAATTACACATCCATTTTACCTCAGATTGTTGATGCTAGTATTTCAAGATGACATATGATTGACTGCTTAAAACAGATCAATATCTGTGGTTTTGTACCAATGATTTTGTCACACGCACTGGGTTATGCAGGACTTAGAAATGCCACAATGAAATGGCAAAGAAAATTAAACGCGTTCTCTCTATAAAAGTCGATGGTCACACACCAATACATGGATTTGACAGTCAAACTGTCACTTAAATAGCAGCCAACCGTTGTCACTGTTGATATCCTAAGTGATTCGTTTGAAGTTCACTAACAAAAAAGTGGTCTGTTTCCTACCGAAATCAACACCTGACATTCCAAGATAAAAATGTAATTCCTCTACAAGTTCATCTAACCAAccgtgtataggttattccaagTGTGAATAGTGTTACTTCAAACAGCGCTACACCACCAACATTTAACCCCCATTCTATTGATTTCACCGTGAAGGCGGCTGATGTAAAAGGgcttaaaaatacatttgattgattgaagtttttaacaaaaaaaagtgttgCATTACACTTACCGCGTGGCGACCCACTTAAAACAAAATGCAACAATTCAAAACGTAGGCCTAACTAGCTGTCGTCCATAAATTGTCCTCGAAAAAGTGATGTACACATTATTATACCCTCTGGGGTCCTGCATGAACTTCACCAACCACGCTATGATCCAACTAGTGGTCAGTATGCACTACTACACCCTCTCTCACATGAACGTCACCAACCACCCTGATCCAACTAGTGGTCAGTATGCACTACTACACCCTCTCTCACATGAACGCCACCAACCACGCTATGATCCAACTAGTGGTCAGTATGCACTACTACACCCTCTCTCACATGAACGCCACCAACCACGCTATGATCCAACTAGTGGTCAGTATGCACTACTACACCCTCTCTCACATGAACGCCACCAACCACGCTATGATCCAACTAGTGGTCAGTATGCACTACTACACCCTCTCTCACATGAACGATAACATTGGTTTCAGTGGGAAAGAAGGTAATTGGCCCAGACAATATGGCAAACATGGCAAATTGAAAGTAAAATACCTATATTAACTGAGTCTACAATGGTAGACTCTTAATGTAGAGTACAGATAGTGAGAAGTTATATTCAAGAGTGAAGTGGTTGACTTTATACTATATGCCTGCTCTTtaaatgacagactgaccaggtaaaactatgatcccttattgatgtcacttgttaaaccaacttcaattagtgtagatgaaggagacaggttaaagaatgatgcTTCAGCATTGagaaaattgagacatggattgtgtatgtgtgccattcagagggtgattgggcaagactaaatatataagtgcctttgaacagggaatGGTAGTaggtgtgtcaagaatggtccaccacccaaaggacattatacaaatttgacacaactgtgggaaggagtcaacatgggccagcatccctgtggaacacttttgacagCTTGTAGAGTCAGTACAGTAtcacacatcacaatacaatgCCATAAAGTGTGGGCCTGTAAATCAACTAAACGTTGTTTATTTCCATATGCAAAGAATAAAGCATAATTGTTCATGTAATATTAGCCTCATAACTCCAGGAAGAGGAAGTAGTGATGAAATGATCAAGTAAATGAAAAGACAGAGACAAATGCAATTGAAATACtagttattttatttaaaaatgtaaaattcAGTGCAAAGTAATGTAGTGCATTAGTGTCTAGATCCCTGTTAGGTGGCAAAGTGTCACAAGAATCCTGTggggagagaaaacaagagaataCATTAATTGAATGGGGTGTTAACTAATCAAGGTTCAACAAAGCACTTCAAGTCCTCacatcctgagagagagagagagagagagatatggacagagagagagagagagagatggacggactgagagagagagagagatggacggagagagagagtggccttTCAGATCTCTGCAGTAGGACTACATGCTGGCCATGAGGTTCTCCAGGTGGTACTCCAGGAGGCTGGAGAGCTCAGtgaccagagattctgggttaaaGTACCAGGCCAGCTGCTGCCCAAACATGTCATCTAGCAGAGCCATCAGCCCACCCTGAAGAGAACACCACACAGCACATAGATAATGGCTCTGAGTTACTAGCTTACCAAGAGGAAAGAGACAAGGAGAGTTACTCCCTGTAAAATGTCATTGAAACCCTGTTATTCAGGTCAACTAGGAATAAGGAAGTCAACTCTTGACTCTTACATTGAGCAGCAGCAGGTATCTCTCAGCCTTTGGCTCAATGCTGGCAGCAGCGGGCaggaaggagtacaggagagCGTACAGACGCTCCATGAACCCACCAGGGTGCTAAAGGaaaaaggaagagagaagaaaaATTTAAGTGAATTTGCTAATAGAGAGACATCGAAAACATGTACCAGTGAGATGCTACTTACCACCATCAGGGACTTCTGAGCTGTCATCAACCCAAACAGCACCAGTTCAAAGAGGACATCTATCAGGTTAACATGATGGATCTAGGACAAGAAAATAGGAATGATTTCAAACAGATCAGATACTGTGATGTATAAAAGACATGCATGTGGAAGAACTCAAAGTGAGACATGAAAGAGTTAATGAACTCACCTTTGCCTCAGCCAGCTCCCTCTCAATGTCAATCTTCTTGGAGGGGTCACTCAGGTAGTCCACAAAGTCATTATAGGCACGGATGAATTGGGCCTCGTCCTATCACAAAGCAAAGAGCTTTGATGTTAGTGAACAGAACACATTTCCCACTGAGGACGCCCTCTTTCCCTTGAATGAATAATGAGTTAGTGAGCTACCATGTGGTGGGCCTGGACCAGTGCGCCCATTAGGACCTTTCCTGCCACAAACAGATGGTTCCTGCCCAGGGTGGAACCAAGCAGTGTctagagaagagggaagagttaGGGTGAGACACCCATCTTcctctaggagacagacagaacaagaaGATACAGAGAGAAAAAATAAAAGTGGGTCCACTCACAGTGAAGGCCTGGCGCAGGGAGACGAGCCTCAGGGTGATGTCCTCCACTCTCTTGGTGGTAAGGTAGAggctgtgggagggagggaatggagcATGTCAACCATTAGAGTCAATGGGGATACAGCATGGTGACAACTATCCTTCAGCATCTGACAAGCCCAGACTACACAGACATTTAGAGGAACTCACTTTAGCAGAGGAACCTCCCTCTCCTCAGGCAGCAGGTCCTCCTCCCAGCCCTACAACAACAGAACAAACATTCAACATCTGTGACCAATGCAATGACATGACAAACAATGGGTCAATGGAAGGATCTTAATGCTACTAGTCAATAGAATGTGTAGCTGTGTGTCTAACATCTGACCTCATAGCAGTTGTGGTCCTCAGGCTCTGGCTCAGTGAACTGCTGATTGGTGGGCGTAGAGACGGAGGCAGCCTCCGACCCCCACGAGGAGGAGAGCAGCCCATCCAGCCCCATGTGGAGAGTCGCGTACACCACCGAGACATCAGTCTGCTGGCGTACACCACCGAGACATCAGTCTGCTGCTCCAAAAACACACAAAACTGTTCGCACACCTGTTTACCACACACCCCACGTTattaaagtaatccttctcaaaagatttagatgcactattgagCAGATCTAATGAACGAAAAATGCCCAGTAATTGGTATTCTATATACATAGGAAAACGTTTATTTACCTGGTAGCAGCCAAACGTCACATCCACAGATGTCTCGTGGCGGAGGTGAGACGCATACTGGGTCACCCTGCCAGCCAcatactgacagagagagacgacaTGTTAAGGCCAAATGGAATAAGTGAAGAAGAGCCTAATCTAATACTATTTCAGTAGTATTTACATCTTACCTGGATCCAAGTGACGGACTGCACCTTGGTGGCACAGTAGGGGATGCCCTCTGGACTAAGCCTGGCTGTCTCCTTGGAGATGGCCCACACCAGTTGAGTCTCCAGGCCTCGAACCCTACTCACATGGTGCATCCTCACCACCACCTGCTGTGGAGAGAAACGACAAgtaacatcaacaaaacaacatCAGCCATCGCTGTAACATATTTCCATCTTGATCACATGACTCTGACAATGTAGATTAGGACTAGATAGTTACAAAGACACATACCTGGGATCCCCCACGCATGTAGGTGATAATGGGGCTGATGAACTGGAAAGTTCTCCAGGCTTTAGCCACCGGACCGGCATT
It includes:
- the LOC115132744 gene encoding uncharacterized protein LOC115132744 — its product is MPGCFSRLTERVRGRRQPSASTGCSNSFMGCFCCLFPFCRVRDRREVDSDSDFEEESTVLDEVQLDVPLLPVILHVQDAAIILENVPDVLTILEEATGNWQLIPIRFSPLYCGPVVIRNNAGPVAKAWRTFQFISPIITYMRGGSQQVVVRMHHVSRVRGLETQLVWAISKETARLSPEGIPYCATKVQSVTWIQYVAGRVTQYASHLRHETSVDVTFGCYQQTDVSVVYATLHMGLDGLLSSSWGSEAASVSTPTNQQFTEPEPEDHNCYEGWEEDLLPEEREVPLLNLYLTTKRVEDITLRLVSLRQAFTTLLGSTLGRNHLFVAGKVLMGALVQAHHMDEAQFIRAYNDFVDYLSDPSKKIDIERELAEAKIHHVNLIDVLFELVLFGLMTAQKSLMVHPGGFMERLYALLYSFLPAAASIEPKAERYLLLLNDSCDTLPPNRDLDTNALHYFSLPL